A single window of Gossypium arboreum isolate Shixiya-1 chromosome 13, ASM2569848v2, whole genome shotgun sequence DNA harbors:
- the LOC108463906 gene encoding uncharacterized protein LOC108463906 isoform X1, with protein MLTLFFISLFLILVLSALLFKFAISDGDFTLLSRRHVKREEIEDKVVWITGASRGIGEILAKQLASLGAKLILSARNETELERVRKQLTGKYAPEQVKILPLDLTSGEATLKEAVDKAESFFPGVGVDYMIHNAAYERPKTTALDVTEESLKATFNVNVFGTICLTRLLTPFMLRRGRGHFVVMSSAAGKTPAPGQAVYSASKYALNGYFHSLRSELCQKGIKVTVVCPGPIETSNGSGATTSGTKVSSEKRVSAERCVELTIIAASHGLKEVWISYQPVLAVMYLVQYMPTIGYWLMDKVGGRRVEVAAQKGNTYSLGLLFGKKKAA; from the exons ATGTTAACGCTTTTCTTCATTTCCTTATTTCTTATTCTCGTTCTCTCCGCTCTTCTCTTCAAGTTTGCCATTTCTGATG GAGATTTTACTTTACTATCTAGAAGGCATGTAAAGCGTGAAGAAATTGAAGATAAG GTTGTGTGGATTACTGGAGCTAGCCGTGGgattg GAGAAATTCTTGCTAAACAATTGGCAAGTTTAGGGGCCAAACTTATTCTTTCTGCACGAAATGAAACTGAACTGGAGCGAGTTAGGAAACAACTTACTG GTAAATATGCACCTGAACAGGTAAAGATTTTGCCCCTTGATTTGACATCTGGAGAGGCTACACTCAAGGAAGCTGTAGACAAAGCAGAATCCTTTTTTCCTGGTGTTGGTGTTGATTATATGATCCACAATGCAGCTTATGAGCGTCCT AAAACAACAGCTTTGGATGTAACCGAGGAAAGCCTTAAG GCTACATTCAATGTCAATGTATTTGGGACAATATGTCTCACACGGCTACTGACACCTTTTATGCTGAGGAGGGGAAGAGGTCACTTTGTTGTG ATGAGCAGTGCTGCTGGAAAGACACCTGCACCTGGTCAGGCAGTATACTCTGCTTCTAAATATGCTTTAAATGGATACTTTCATTCCTTGCGTTCTGAG CTTTGTCAGAAAGGTATCAAGGTTACTGTTGTTTGCCCAGGGCCAATAGAAACATCAAATGGCTCTGGAGCAACTACTTCTGGAACTAAGGTTTCCTCCGAG AAGCGTGTGTCAGCTGAAAGGTGTGTAGAACTCACAATCATTGCTGCCTCTCATGGTTTAAAGGAAGTTTGGATATCCTACCAG CCTGTACTTGCGGTAATGTATCTGGTGCAGTACATGCCTACAATTGGCTATTGGCTCATGGACAAG GTTGGAGGGCGCCGAGTGGAAGTTGCTGCGCAGAAAGGCAACACCTACTCGTTGGGATTACTTTTTGGGAAAAAGAAGGCAGCTTGA
- the LOC108463906 gene encoding uncharacterized protein LOC108463906 isoform X3 encodes MECNAAWPVGEILAKQLASLGAKLILSARNETELERVRKQLTGKYAPEQVKILPLDLTSGEATLKEAVDKAESFFPGVGVDYMIHNAAYERPKTTALDVTEESLKATFNVNVFGTICLTRLLTPFMLRRGRGHFVVMSSAAGKTPAPGQAVYSASKYALNGYFHSLRSELCQKGIKVTVVCPGPIETSNGSGATTSGTKVSSEKRVSAERCVELTIIAASHGLKEVWISYQPVLAVMYLVQYMPTIGYWLMDKVGGRRVEVAAQKGNTYSLGLLFGKKKAA; translated from the exons ATGGAGTGTAATGCTGCTTGGCCAGTTG GAGAAATTCTTGCTAAACAATTGGCAAGTTTAGGGGCCAAACTTATTCTTTCTGCACGAAATGAAACTGAACTGGAGCGAGTTAGGAAACAACTTACTG GTAAATATGCACCTGAACAGGTAAAGATTTTGCCCCTTGATTTGACATCTGGAGAGGCTACACTCAAGGAAGCTGTAGACAAAGCAGAATCCTTTTTTCCTGGTGTTGGTGTTGATTATATGATCCACAATGCAGCTTATGAGCGTCCT AAAACAACAGCTTTGGATGTAACCGAGGAAAGCCTTAAG GCTACATTCAATGTCAATGTATTTGGGACAATATGTCTCACACGGCTACTGACACCTTTTATGCTGAGGAGGGGAAGAGGTCACTTTGTTGTG ATGAGCAGTGCTGCTGGAAAGACACCTGCACCTGGTCAGGCAGTATACTCTGCTTCTAAATATGCTTTAAATGGATACTTTCATTCCTTGCGTTCTGAG CTTTGTCAGAAAGGTATCAAGGTTACTGTTGTTTGCCCAGGGCCAATAGAAACATCAAATGGCTCTGGAGCAACTACTTCTGGAACTAAGGTTTCCTCCGAG AAGCGTGTGTCAGCTGAAAGGTGTGTAGAACTCACAATCATTGCTGCCTCTCATGGTTTAAAGGAAGTTTGGATATCCTACCAG CCTGTACTTGCGGTAATGTATCTGGTGCAGTACATGCCTACAATTGGCTATTGGCTCATGGACAAG GTTGGAGGGCGCCGAGTGGAAGTTGCTGCGCAGAAAGGCAACACCTACTCGTTGGGATTACTTTTTGGGAAAAAGAAGGCAGCTTGA
- the LOC108463906 gene encoding uncharacterized protein LOC108463906 isoform X4 → MLTLFFISLFLILVLSALLFKFAISDGDFTLLSRRHVKREEIEDKVVWITGASRGIGEILAKQLASLGAKLILSARNETELERVRKQLTGKYAPEQVKILPLDLTSGEATLKEAVDKAESFFPGVGVDYMIHNAAYERPKTTALDVTEESLKATFNVNVFGTICLTRLLTPFMLRRGRGHFVVMSSAAGKTPAPGQAVYSASKYALNGYFHSLRSEPVLAVMYLVQYMPTIGYWLMDKVGGRRVEVAAQKGNTYSLGLLFGKKKAA, encoded by the exons ATGTTAACGCTTTTCTTCATTTCCTTATTTCTTATTCTCGTTCTCTCCGCTCTTCTCTTCAAGTTTGCCATTTCTGATG GAGATTTTACTTTACTATCTAGAAGGCATGTAAAGCGTGAAGAAATTGAAGATAAG GTTGTGTGGATTACTGGAGCTAGCCGTGGgattg GAGAAATTCTTGCTAAACAATTGGCAAGTTTAGGGGCCAAACTTATTCTTTCTGCACGAAATGAAACTGAACTGGAGCGAGTTAGGAAACAACTTACTG GTAAATATGCACCTGAACAGGTAAAGATTTTGCCCCTTGATTTGACATCTGGAGAGGCTACACTCAAGGAAGCTGTAGACAAAGCAGAATCCTTTTTTCCTGGTGTTGGTGTTGATTATATGATCCACAATGCAGCTTATGAGCGTCCT AAAACAACAGCTTTGGATGTAACCGAGGAAAGCCTTAAG GCTACATTCAATGTCAATGTATTTGGGACAATATGTCTCACACGGCTACTGACACCTTTTATGCTGAGGAGGGGAAGAGGTCACTTTGTTGTG ATGAGCAGTGCTGCTGGAAAGACACCTGCACCTGGTCAGGCAGTATACTCTGCTTCTAAATATGCTTTAAATGGATACTTTCATTCCTTGCGTTCTGAG CCTGTACTTGCGGTAATGTATCTGGTGCAGTACATGCCTACAATTGGCTATTGGCTCATGGACAAG GTTGGAGGGCGCCGAGTGGAAGTTGCTGCGCAGAAAGGCAACACCTACTCGTTGGGATTACTTTTTGGGAAAAAGAAGGCAGCTTGA
- the LOC108463906 gene encoding uncharacterized protein LOC108463906 isoform X2 — translation MLTLFFISLFLILVLSALLFKFAISDGDFTLLSRRHVKREEIEDKVVWITGASRGIGEILAKQLASLGAKLILSARNETELERVRKQLTGKYAPEQVKILPLDLTSGEATLKEAVDKAESFFPGVGVDYMIHNAAYERPKTTALDVTEESLKATFNVNVFGTICLTRLLTPFMLRRGRGHFVVMSSAAGKTPAPGQAVYSASKYALNGYFHSLRSEKRVSAERCVELTIIAASHGLKEVWISYQPVLAVMYLVQYMPTIGYWLMDKVGGRRVEVAAQKGNTYSLGLLFGKKKAA, via the exons ATGTTAACGCTTTTCTTCATTTCCTTATTTCTTATTCTCGTTCTCTCCGCTCTTCTCTTCAAGTTTGCCATTTCTGATG GAGATTTTACTTTACTATCTAGAAGGCATGTAAAGCGTGAAGAAATTGAAGATAAG GTTGTGTGGATTACTGGAGCTAGCCGTGGgattg GAGAAATTCTTGCTAAACAATTGGCAAGTTTAGGGGCCAAACTTATTCTTTCTGCACGAAATGAAACTGAACTGGAGCGAGTTAGGAAACAACTTACTG GTAAATATGCACCTGAACAGGTAAAGATTTTGCCCCTTGATTTGACATCTGGAGAGGCTACACTCAAGGAAGCTGTAGACAAAGCAGAATCCTTTTTTCCTGGTGTTGGTGTTGATTATATGATCCACAATGCAGCTTATGAGCGTCCT AAAACAACAGCTTTGGATGTAACCGAGGAAAGCCTTAAG GCTACATTCAATGTCAATGTATTTGGGACAATATGTCTCACACGGCTACTGACACCTTTTATGCTGAGGAGGGGAAGAGGTCACTTTGTTGTG ATGAGCAGTGCTGCTGGAAAGACACCTGCACCTGGTCAGGCAGTATACTCTGCTTCTAAATATGCTTTAAATGGATACTTTCATTCCTTGCGTTCTGAG AAGCGTGTGTCAGCTGAAAGGTGTGTAGAACTCACAATCATTGCTGCCTCTCATGGTTTAAAGGAAGTTTGGATATCCTACCAG CCTGTACTTGCGGTAATGTATCTGGTGCAGTACATGCCTACAATTGGCTATTGGCTCATGGACAAG GTTGGAGGGCGCCGAGTGGAAGTTGCTGCGCAGAAAGGCAACACCTACTCGTTGGGATTACTTTTTGGGAAAAAGAAGGCAGCTTGA